The DNA region GGTAAATCAGGGTTGACGGTATATAGACTCATGGTCTTGGGAATGCTCCTTTTCGGCGCGACCAGTTCGGTTCCCTTCGTGTGGGAACTGGCGGATTTCTTCAATGCGATAATGGCGCTGCTAAACCTCGTCGGCATACTGCTGCTGTCGGGAGTGGTGATAAAATTCATGAAAGACTACGAAAACCAGATCAAGGCGGGAATAGACGATCCCGTGATAGACAAGGAGAAGTTCTCCTCATACTACAACAGATAGGACGATGATTCCCATGAAGGATATCCTCGAAGAGATCTCCAGAAGGAGTCGGCTCAAGGCGACGGAGGGGACGGTTGCATCCTATATACCGGAGCTGGCGAAGGCCGATCCGGAGGCTTTCGGCCTGGCCGTGACGGAATGCGACGGAAGCCAGTATCTGTCGGGAAACTGGGACTACACCTTTACCCTACAGTCCATATCCAAGATAGTAACTCTGGCCCTGGCATTGGAGGAACGAGGACCGGAGAGGGTCTTCTCCTCCGTCGGGAGCAGTCCCACTGCGGACCCCTTCAATTCCATAATGAGACTGGAGATGGACGCTCCCCACAGACCGAACAACCCTCTGATAAACTCCGGCGCCATAGTGGTGGTGTCCCTTCTTCCCGAGGAAGGCAGAGAGAGAAAGGTCGACGCCATCATGGATCTCTGTCGAAAATTGATGGCCAACGACTCGATAGACATCGACGACAGGGTCTACCGATCGGAGAAGAACACCAGCGACAGAAACAGATCGCTCGCCTATTTTCTGAGAAGCGTAGGCAGCTTGAACGGAGATGTCGAGGATATCCTGGACGTGTATTTCAGACAGTGCAGCATAAAGACCTGCGCCAAAGATCTATCTATCATGGGAGCGACCTTCGCATGCGACGGTCTAAACCCCATATCGGGAAAGCAGATAATCTCTCCCGCCACGGCCAGAACGGTTAGGGCAATAATGACGACCTGCGGAATGTACGACGGCTCGGGAGAGTTCGCCGTGAAGGTGGGCATCCCCGCCAAAAGCGGCGTAGGAGGAGGAATCCTAGGCACGGTTCCCGGGAGGATGGGCATCGGCGTGGTGAGCCCCCCTCTGGACGAGAAGGGAAACTCCGTAGCCGGCCTCGCTGCGATGAAGGAGATATCGGAAAAACTAAGATGTCGGGTGCTATGACAAAATGATGAAAGCCCGGAGCCCATCGATGGGCTCCGGGCTTTCACTCTCTCCATCCCGACTTTTCCAGGATCCCTTCGATCTCTTCCAACAGCTCCGATAGGCCGTGTCTCCTACAATAGGAGCACTCCTTGGCCGGACGATCGCATATGAGACACCTTCTGGGAGGGAAGCCAAGCTCGCTCCTCCCCAGGGGAGCTCCGTTCTCGTCCAGAACGTCCAGATCTACGATCCTGCCCAAACCGTGGCTCTCTTCGATCGCCAGAGCCCTTTTTTTAAGTTCCTTGCCGGAAAGATCGACCACCCAGTGGACGGAAGGCCCGTCGGCACCGTCCAGGTCGCTTCGCCGAGATAGAACGGAACCCAAGGTCTTCTCTACCTCATCGGAGATGACTTTAAGAGCCCAAAAGACCCCTGGAGCGCTTTTATCCGGACCGGGAACCGTCATGGAGAGAGACAACACCGGCTTCCCATAAGTTCGGGACAGCTTTTTTCTCAGGTTCCACCGGGCCTCCCTGGCCGCCAGTATAAGATCCATGGATTCGTTACCCAACTCAGGACACCTCCGATATCCGGTCGATTAAACTGCCGTCACGATACTCCACTATTCCCACCGTTCGTCCCTTAGGCCTAGAGGATCGGGGAACACCGGTTATGGAGAGGGCGATCTCCCTGAGCTCCCGAATCGACATGACCGGAAGCCCCGCTCGGTCGAGAGCTTCCCTCAGTTCCGGCCGCCTCGGGTTCACAGCAATACCTCTCTCCGTTACCAGAAGGTCCACCGTATCACCGGGAGTGCTCACAGTGGTAACCCTGTCGACGACTATCGGCAATCTTGACCTCACCAAAGGGGCCACGACCACCGCCAACTTCGCTCCGGCGGCGGTATCGCTGTGTCCTCCGGACCCTCCGATTATCCGTCCGGAAGAGTCGGTATGGACGTTTACGTTGAAATCCAGGTCTATCTCGGTCGCCCCCAGTATCACCACGTCCAGATCGTCCACCAGAGGTCCCTTGGTCCCGGGGCTGGCGTATAGAGAGGCGGAAACCTCCACGTGTCTCTCGTCCTCGGCTATCGACTTTACCGCCTCCAGGTCGAAGCACTGGACGTCGTAAAGCCGTTTGACCAGACCTTCCCGAAGGAACCTCACCATATGGGATGTTATTCCTCCCATTCCAAAGCTCCCGACGACTCCTAGGTCCCTCATCATATCCCTCAGATAGGAGGCGGCAGCCAAGGAAGCACCTCCAGCTCCGGTCTGAAAGGAAACGCCGTCGGCCAACAGCCCCGACGCCTTTATCGCCATGGCGGCATATCTGGCCATCACCAACGCGACTGGATCTCTGGGCATCCTGGTGGTACCAGAGACTATCCCGGCGGGATCGCCGATGGAGTCCACCGTCACCACCGCATCGACGAGGCTCTGATCTATCGACGCCGGAGCCACACGGTCCACCGGATTGTCCGTTACGGCCAAGACCCTCTTGGCGCAGCGAGCGTCGGCCATGGCGTAACCGAGAGAGCCGCAGGCGGAAGGCCCCTTCGTCCCGGTGAGGTTTCCTCTTCCGTCGGCGGAAGGAGCAGCCACAACGGCTATATCTATCGGCAACTCGCCCGACTCTATCGACCTGGGTCTTCCTCCATGGGTCCTGAAGATCACCGGCTCTGCGATGCCCCCTCGAGAGACGAAATCGGCCACGGGACCGCTCATGTAGTTGACCTCGAGACGGGACACCGTCCCCTTGCGGATATGTTCCACCAACGGCGCGTGTACCGGAAAGATAGAGCTGGCCGCGACGGTCAATCCCGATACTCCCAGCGAGAAAGCCGCATCCAACGTCCCGTTCAGCACCGCATCGCCGTTTCTGAGATGATGATGAAAGGACAGTGTCATGCCGTCGGCCAATCCCATAACCTTAAGGGCCTCTTTCAGGCTCCCGATCATCTTATCTCTCAAGGACTACGCCTCCCCTCTCATGGCCAAGGTCTTTCTAGCCCTTGCCGCCACAGGGGCGTCCACCATCTTGCCTCCGACCGAGACGGCTCCCTTTCCTGCCCTCTCTCCCTCCTCAAGAGCCCGAACGACCGCCCTGGCCCACTCCATTTCCCCGTCGGTGGGGGTGAAGGCCCGGTTTACCGCCTCCACGTGTCTGGGAGATATCAAAGCCTTGCCGTCGAATCCGATGGACCGAGCGAAAAGAACGTCCTTCACCAACCCTTCCATATCGTCGGTATCGGTGAAGGGTGTATCGATGGCGTCGATCCCCGCAGCCTTGGCAGCCATCACCATACGTCCCCTGGCGTAGGAGATCTCCTCTCCGTCAACGGTTCTGGGAACGCCTAGGGCCGCGGTGAGGTCCTCCGCACCCAGCAACATCCCCGACACCCTACGAGCCGTCGCTATATCTCCCGAGTTCTCAACCCCTGTGGGAGTCTCAACCAACGCGATAACGTCCAGGGCCCCTTCCTCCCTGCCGACCCTTTTCTCCGCGTCGGAGAGAGCTCGATCGAGCTCCTCCATCTCGGCGCGACTCTGGGCCTTGGGAAGCATGATCGAGTCCGCTCCTCCGGCTACCACCGCCTCCAGATCCTCCAACCATATGGGACGGTCCATGGAGTTTATCCTGACGATCCTCTCGCACCCCTTCATGGGAAGCACCGCAAGAGCGTTTCTGACGAGTATCCTAGCACCGTCCTTCTGATCCTGGGCGACGGCGTCCTCAAGATCGAAGATTACTCCGTCGGCCCCGAAGACCCCGGCGTTGGCTACCATTCCCGGATTGTTGCCAGGCACGAACAGTAGGCTCCGTCTTCTTTTCATCTGACACCCTCGCAGCCACGCAACAGTGCTGTTTCCACCCGAGCCCTTAATGTACAGTCTAGAGCCCCTCTGTCCTTTACTGACAGGGTACAGCTATCCACGGAAAGATTCTTCAAAACCTCCATGACCGATCTTTCTATAGCGTCCCCGAACTGAGCCTTTACCACGCTCTCTATCTCGACTGAAAGCTCGTTCGAGGGCTCTACCGTCACCATTGCGTCGTTGGATTCCATTGAACCGGCGACGGCCATCCTCAGGATCTTCACAGAGAACACCTCCAAAACGAAAATGGCGCCGGAAGCCATAAAGCCTCCGACGCCGTAAAAGCCGGAACTATCCCAGCACGGGAAGCAACAGGCTTACCAATATAAGGATCAGAGCACCTCCGAGACGGGAGGATATCTGAGCGAAGGGCATAAGCTCCATCCTCTTGGCCGCGGACAGAACCGCGACGTCCCCGGTTCCCCCCATGTTGGCCATACAGAGACCGGCGGTTATGGCCGACTCGACGAAGTTGAAGCCCACTGCCATCCCGGCAAATCCCGCCCCGACGACAGCTCCGAATACCACGACCGCCACCAAAACTATGTACTGAACAGACACGGCGTTTATGACCGCTCCGAGGTCGGTATAGGCAACCCCTATACCCACGAGAAGCGCGGCTGTAAAGTTCTTGGCCACGAACTTGTACCACATATTACAGCTCTTCTGGACCGACTCGGGAACGAGGTTGAATATCTTGCACATGGCTACCGCTATTATCATGAGGGCGTAGGAGTGGATCATAGGCACCACTTTGTTCAAAAGAAGCCCCAGGATGAAGAAAACACAGGAGACCATCACGCCTACCCCCATCATCTCTATGCTCGGGGTTATCTCCTCTTCTTTCTCCACCTTGAAGTCCTTCATGAGATGTCCGTTGCCGGTCAGGGAAGGACGGGCCTTGCCCAGTTTGTCCAAGAGTCCGGCCGCCACGATGGACATAACGTTACCCAGCGCCAATGCCGG from Dethiosulfovibrio faecalis includes:
- the citX gene encoding citrate lyase holo-[acyl-carrier protein] synthase, with the translated sequence MGNESMDLILAAREARWNLRKKLSRTYGKPVLSLSMTVPGPDKSAPGVFWALKVISDEVEKTLGSVLSRRSDLDGADGPSVHWVVDLSGKELKKRALAIEESHGLGRIVDLDVLDENGAPLGRSELGFPPRRCLICDRPAKECSYCRRHGLSELLEEIEGILEKSGWRE
- the citF gene encoding citrate lyase subunit alpha, whose amino-acid sequence is MRDKMIGSLKEALKVMGLADGMTLSFHHHLRNGDAVLNGTLDAAFSLGVSGLTVAASSIFPVHAPLVEHIRKGTVSRLEVNYMSGPVADFVSRGGIAEPVIFRTHGGRPRSIESGELPIDIAVVAAPSADGRGNLTGTKGPSACGSLGYAMADARCAKRVLAVTDNPVDRVAPASIDQSLVDAVVTVDSIGDPAGIVSGTTRMPRDPVALVMARYAAMAIKASGLLADGVSFQTGAGGASLAAASYLRDMMRDLGVVGSFGMGGITSHMVRFLREGLVKRLYDVQCFDLEAVKSIAEDERHVEVSASLYASPGTKGPLVDDLDVVILGATEIDLDFNVNVHTDSSGRIIGGSGGHSDTAAGAKLAVVVAPLVRSRLPIVVDRVTTVSTPGDTVDLLVTERGIAVNPRRPELREALDRAGLPVMSIRELREIALSITGVPRSSRPKGRTVGIVEYRDGSLIDRISEVS
- the citD gene encoding citrate lyase acyl carrier protein; the protein is MKILRMAVAGSMESNDAMVTVEPSNELSVEIESVVKAQFGDAIERSVMEVLKNLSVDSCTLSVKDRGALDCTLRARVETALLRGCEGVR
- a CDS encoding 2-hydroxycarboxylate transporter family protein; this translates as MTVQTDRKSFTIWGLSPVLFAVCLGLVILAMYIGKLPKGMIGALAAMMTMGAIMDKIGDKTPVVNEYLGGAPLVCIFGTAALVYFGVMPDSTVKIITDFMKGGGFLNFYIAALICGSILGISSDLLIKAGARYAAPLLAAVLVSCGLAAVVAGMIGYGWQQGIMHIAMPIMGGGMGAGAVPMSQIFSTITKMDTKDILSILIPALALGNVMSIVAAGLLDKLGKARPSLTGNGHLMKDFKVEKEEEITPSIEMMGVGVMVSCVFFILGLLLNKVVPMIHSYALMIIAVAMCKIFNLVPESVQKSCNMWYKFVAKNFTAALLVGIGVAYTDLGAVINAVSVQYIVLVAVVVFGAVVGAGFAGMAVGFNFVESAITAGLCMANMGGTGDVAVLSAAKRMELMPFAQISSRLGGALILILVSLLLPVLG
- the glsA gene encoding glutaminase A, with protein sequence MKDILEEISRRSRLKATEGTVASYIPELAKADPEAFGLAVTECDGSQYLSGNWDYTFTLQSISKIVTLALALEERGPERVFSSVGSSPTADPFNSIMRLEMDAPHRPNNPLINSGAIVVVSLLPEEGRERKVDAIMDLCRKLMANDSIDIDDRVYRSEKNTSDRNRSLAYFLRSVGSLNGDVEDILDVYFRQCSIKTCAKDLSIMGATFACDGLNPISGKQIISPATARTVRAIMTTCGMYDGSGEFAVKVGIPAKSGVGGGILGTVPGRMGIGVVSPPLDEKGNSVAGLAAMKEISEKLRCRVL
- a CDS encoding HpcH/HpaI aldolase/citrate lyase family protein, with the protein product MKRRRSLLFVPGNNPGMVANAGVFGADGVIFDLEDAVAQDQKDGARILVRNALAVLPMKGCERIVRINSMDRPIWLEDLEAVVAGGADSIMLPKAQSRAEMEELDRALSDAEKRVGREEGALDVIALVETPTGVENSGDIATARRVSGMLLGAEDLTAALGVPRTVDGEEISYARGRMVMAAKAAGIDAIDTPFTDTDDMEGLVKDVLFARSIGFDGKALISPRHVEAVNRAFTPTDGEMEWARAVVRALEEGERAGKGAVSVGGKMVDAPVAARARKTLAMRGEA